A genome region from Pseudorca crassidens isolate mPseCra1 chromosome 20, mPseCra1.hap1, whole genome shotgun sequence includes the following:
- the BCAR1 gene encoding breast cancer anti-estrogen resistance protein 1 isoform X4 — protein MNYLNVLAKALYDNVAESPDELSFRKGDIMTVLERDTQGLDGWWLCSLHGRQGIVPGNRLKILVGMHDKKPVGPGPGPPASSALPQPSLHPPAAQYTPMLPATYQPQPDSVYLVPTPSKTQQGLYQAPGPSPQFQSPPAKQTATFSKQMPHHPFPSPAPDLYQVPPGPGSPAQDIYQVPPSAGIGHDIYQVPPSMDARSWEGTKPPAKVAVSTRVGQGYVFEAPQPEQDEYDIPRHLLAPGPQDIYDVPPVRGLLPSQYGQEVYDTPPMAVKGPNGRDPSLDVYDVPPSVEKGLPPSSHHAVYDVPPSVSKDVPDGPLLREETYDVPPAFAKAKPFDPTRHPLVLAAPPPDSPPAEDVYDVPPPAPDLYDVPPGLRRPGPGTLYDVPRERVLPPEAANGSVADDGVYAVPPPAEREAPADAKRLSASSTGSTRSSQSASSLEAAVPGREPLELEVAVEALARLQQGVSATVAHLLDLAGSAGGCGGWRSTSEPQEPPAQDLRAAVAAVHGAVHELLEFARSAVGNAAHTSDRTLHAKLSRQLQKMEDVYQTLVAHGQALDSSRGGLGATPEDLDRLVACSRAVPEDVKQLASFLHGNASLLFRRTKASVPGPEGGGPLHLNPTDKASSIQSRPLPSPPKFTSQDSPDGQYENSEGGWMEDYDYVHLQLKQFERLEQEVSRPIDHDLANWMPAQPLAPGRTGGLGPSDRQLLLFYLEQCEANLTTLTNAVDAFFTAVATNQPPKIFVAHSKFVILSAHKLVFIGDTLSRQAKAADVRSQVTHYSNLLCDLLRGIVATTKAAALQYPSPAAAQDMVDRVKELGHSTQQFRRVLGQLAAA, from the exons ATGAACTACCTG AACGTGCTGGCCAAAGCCCTCTACGACAATGTGGCCGAGTCCCCAGATGAGCTCTCCTTCCGCAAGGGCGACATCATGACGGTGCTGGAGCGGGACACGCAGGGCCTAGATGGCTGGTGGCTCTGCTCGCTGCACGGGCGCCAAGGCATCGTGCCCGGGAACCGCCTCAAGATCCTGGTGGGCATGCATGACAAGAAGCCCGTGGGGCCCGGCCCCGGCCCGCCCGCCAGCTCGGCCTTGCCTCAGCCCAGCCTCCACCCCCCGGCAGCCCAGTACACACCCATGCTGCCTGCCACGTACCAGCCCCAGCCGGACAGTGTCTACCTGGTGCCCACCCCCAGCAAGACTCAGCAAGGCCTCTACCAAGCCCCTGGGCCCAGCCCCCAGTTCCAGTCTCCCCCGGCCAAGCAGACAGCCACATTCTCCAAGCAGATGCCCCATCACCCGtttcccagcccagccccagaccTTTACCAGGTGCCCCCGGGGCCTGGCAGCCCTGCCCAGGACATCTACCAGGTGCCGCCTTCCGCTGGGATAGGACACGACATCTACCAGGTCCCCCCATCCATGGATGCACGGAGCTGGGAGGGGACGAAGCCACCAGCCAAG GTGGCGGTGTCCACCCGCGTGGGGCAAGGCTATGTGTTCGAGGCCCCCCAGCCCGAGCAGGACGAGTACGACATCCCACGCCACCTGCTGGCCCCGGGGCCCCAGGACATCTATGACGTGCCCCCTGTTCGGGGGCTGCTTCCCAGCCAGTACGGCCAGGAG GTATATGACACGCCCCCCATGGCTGTCAAGGGTCCCAATGGCCGGGACCCATCGCTGGACGTGTATGATGTGCCCCCCAGTGTGGAGAAGGGCCTGCCGCCGTCCAGCCATCATGCG GTGTACGATGTTCCTCCATCGGTGAGCAAAGACGTGCCCGACGGCCCACTGCTGCGTGAGGAGACCTATGACGTGCCCCCCGCCTTCGCCAAGGCCAAGCCCTTTGACCCGACCCGCCACCCGCTGGTGCTCGCCGCACCCCCTCCAGACTCGCCACCAGCTGAGGACGTGTACGACGTGCCGCCCCCGGCTCCTGACCTCTACGACGTGCCCCCCGGTTTGCGGCGGCCTGGCCCGGGCACCCTCTACGACGTGCCCCGAGAGCGGGTCCTTCCTCCCGAGGCAGCCAACGGCAGCGTGGCCGACGACGGTGTGTATGCAGTGCCCCCCCCTGCCGAGCGAGAGGCCCCGGCCGACGCCAAGCGCCTGTCAGCCTCCAGCACGGGCAGCACACGCAGCAGCCAGTCGGCCTCCTCCCTGGAGGCAGCGGTGCCGGGCCGTGAGCCCCTGGAGCTGGAGGTGGCCGTGGAGGCCCTAGCACGGCTACAGCAGGGCGTGAGCGCCACCGTGGCCCACCTCTTGGACCTGGCAGGCAGTGCGGGCGGGTGTGGGGGCTGGCGCAgcacctctgagcctcaggagCCTCCGGCACAGGACCTGCGGGCTGCCGTGGCCGCCGTCCACGGGGCCGTCCACGAGCTGCTGGAGTTTGCCCGCAGCGCCGTGGGCAATGCCGCCCACACTTCCGACCGCACGCTGCATGCCAAGCTTAGCCGGCAACTGCAGAAGATGGAGGACGTGTACCAGACGCTGGTGGCCCACGGTCAGGCCCTTGACAGTAGCCGGGGAGGCCTGGGGGCCACTCCCGAAGACCTGGACCGCCTGGTGGCCTGCTCGCGGGCTGTGCCCGAGGATGTCAAGCAGCTGGCCTCCTTCTTGCATGGCAACGCCTCGCTGCTCTTCAGACGGACCAAGGCCTCTGTCCCAGGGCCTGAGGGGGGTGGCCCCCTGCACCTCAACCCCACCGACAAGGCCAGCAGCATCCAGTCCcggcccctgccctcaccccccaAGTTCACCTCCCAGGACTCGCCTGATGGGCAGTACGAGAACAGTGAGGGAGGCTGGATGGAGGATTACGACTACGTACACCTGCAG ctgAAGCAGTTTGAACGGCTGGAGCAGGAGGTGTCACGGCCCATAGACCATGACCTGGCCAACTGGATgccagcccagcccctggccccggGCCGGACGGGCGGCCTGGGGCCCTCGGACCGGCAGCTGCTGCTCTTCTACCTGGAGCAGTGCGAGGCGAACCTGACCACGCTCACCAACGCCGTGGATGCCTTCTTCACCGCCGTGGCCACCAACCAGCCCCCCAAAATCTTCGTGGCACACAGCAAGTTTGTCATCCTCAGCGCCCACAAGCTGGTATTCATCGGGGACACACTGTCACGGCAGGCTAAGGCGGCCGACGTCCGCAGCCAGGTGACCCACTACAGcaacctgctgtgtgacctcctGCGCGGCATCGTGGCCACCACCAAGGCCGCTGCCCTCCAGTACCCGTCGCCTGCCGCCGCCCAGGACATGGTGGACAGGGTCAAGGAGCTGGGCCACAGCACCCAGCAGTTCCGCCGGGTCCTGGGCCAGCTGGCAGCTGCCTGA
- the BCAR1 gene encoding breast cancer anti-estrogen resistance protein 1 isoform X3 — MTVLERDTQGLDGWWLCSLHGRQGIVPGNRLKILVGMHDKKPVGPGPGPPASSALPQPSLHPPAAQYTPMLPATYQPQPDSVYLVPTPSKTQQGLYQAPGPSPQFQSPPAKQTATFSKQMPHHPFPSPAPDLYQVPPGPGSPAQDIYQVPPSAGIGHDIYQVPPSMDARSWEGTKPPAKVAVSTRVGQGYVFEAPQPEQDEYDIPRHLLAPGPQDIYDVPPVRGLLPSQYGQEVYDTPPMAVKGPNGRDPSLDVYDVPPSVEKGLPPSSHHAVYDVPPSVSKDVPDGPLLREETYDVPPAFAKAKPFDPTRHPLVLAAPPPDSPPAEDVYDVPPPAPDLYDVPPGLRRPGPGTLYDVPRERVLPPEAANGSVADDGVYAVPPPAEREAPADAKRLSASSTGSTRSSQSASSLEAAVPGREPLELEVAVEALARLQQGVSATVAHLLDLAGSAGGCGGWRSTSEPQEPPAQDLRAAVAAVHGAVHELLEFARSAVGNAAHTSDRTLHAKLSRQLQKMEDVYQTLVAHGQALDSSRGGLGATPEDLDRLVACSRAVPEDVKQLASFLHGNASLLFRRTKASVPGPEGGGPLHLNPTDKASSIQSRPLPSPPKFTSQDSPDGQYENSEGGWMEDYDYVHLQGKEEFEKTQKELLEKGNIMRQGKGQLELQQLKQFERLEQEVSRPIDHDLANWMPAQPLAPGRTGGLGPSDRQLLLFYLEQCEANLTTLTNAVDAFFTAVATNQPPKIFVAHSKFVILSAHKLVFIGDTLSRQAKAADVRSQVTHYSNLLCDLLRGIVATTKAAALQYPSPAAAQDMVDRVKELGHSTQQFRRVLGQLAAA; from the exons ATGACGGTGCTGGAGCGGGACACGCAGGGCCTAGATGGCTGGTGGCTCTGCTCGCTGCACGGGCGCCAAGGCATCGTGCCCGGGAACCGCCTCAAGATCCTGGTGGGCATGCATGACAAGAAGCCCGTGGGGCCCGGCCCCGGCCCGCCCGCCAGCTCGGCCTTGCCTCAGCCCAGCCTCCACCCCCCGGCAGCCCAGTACACACCCATGCTGCCTGCCACGTACCAGCCCCAGCCGGACAGTGTCTACCTGGTGCCCACCCCCAGCAAGACTCAGCAAGGCCTCTACCAAGCCCCTGGGCCCAGCCCCCAGTTCCAGTCTCCCCCGGCCAAGCAGACAGCCACATTCTCCAAGCAGATGCCCCATCACCCGtttcccagcccagccccagaccTTTACCAGGTGCCCCCGGGGCCTGGCAGCCCTGCCCAGGACATCTACCAGGTGCCGCCTTCCGCTGGGATAGGACACGACATCTACCAGGTCCCCCCATCCATGGATGCACGGAGCTGGGAGGGGACGAAGCCACCAGCCAAG GTGGCGGTGTCCACCCGCGTGGGGCAAGGCTATGTGTTCGAGGCCCCCCAGCCCGAGCAGGACGAGTACGACATCCCACGCCACCTGCTGGCCCCGGGGCCCCAGGACATCTATGACGTGCCCCCTGTTCGGGGGCTGCTTCCCAGCCAGTACGGCCAGGAG GTATATGACACGCCCCCCATGGCTGTCAAGGGTCCCAATGGCCGGGACCCATCGCTGGACGTGTATGATGTGCCCCCCAGTGTGGAGAAGGGCCTGCCGCCGTCCAGCCATCATGCG GTGTACGATGTTCCTCCATCGGTGAGCAAAGACGTGCCCGACGGCCCACTGCTGCGTGAGGAGACCTATGACGTGCCCCCCGCCTTCGCCAAGGCCAAGCCCTTTGACCCGACCCGCCACCCGCTGGTGCTCGCCGCACCCCCTCCAGACTCGCCACCAGCTGAGGACGTGTACGACGTGCCGCCCCCGGCTCCTGACCTCTACGACGTGCCCCCCGGTTTGCGGCGGCCTGGCCCGGGCACCCTCTACGACGTGCCCCGAGAGCGGGTCCTTCCTCCCGAGGCAGCCAACGGCAGCGTGGCCGACGACGGTGTGTATGCAGTGCCCCCCCCTGCCGAGCGAGAGGCCCCGGCCGACGCCAAGCGCCTGTCAGCCTCCAGCACGGGCAGCACACGCAGCAGCCAGTCGGCCTCCTCCCTGGAGGCAGCGGTGCCGGGCCGTGAGCCCCTGGAGCTGGAGGTGGCCGTGGAGGCCCTAGCACGGCTACAGCAGGGCGTGAGCGCCACCGTGGCCCACCTCTTGGACCTGGCAGGCAGTGCGGGCGGGTGTGGGGGCTGGCGCAgcacctctgagcctcaggagCCTCCGGCACAGGACCTGCGGGCTGCCGTGGCCGCCGTCCACGGGGCCGTCCACGAGCTGCTGGAGTTTGCCCGCAGCGCCGTGGGCAATGCCGCCCACACTTCCGACCGCACGCTGCATGCCAAGCTTAGCCGGCAACTGCAGAAGATGGAGGACGTGTACCAGACGCTGGTGGCCCACGGTCAGGCCCTTGACAGTAGCCGGGGAGGCCTGGGGGCCACTCCCGAAGACCTGGACCGCCTGGTGGCCTGCTCGCGGGCTGTGCCCGAGGATGTCAAGCAGCTGGCCTCCTTCTTGCATGGCAACGCCTCGCTGCTCTTCAGACGGACCAAGGCCTCTGTCCCAGGGCCTGAGGGGGGTGGCCCCCTGCACCTCAACCCCACCGACAAGGCCAGCAGCATCCAGTCCcggcccctgccctcaccccccaAGTTCACCTCCCAGGACTCGCCTGATGGGCAGTACGAGAACAGTGAGGGAGGCTGGATGGAGGATTACGACTACGTACACCTGCAG GGgaaggaagagtttgagaagaccCAGAAGGAGTTGCTGGAAAAGGGCAACATAATGCGGCAGGGGAAGGGCCAGCTGGAGCTGCAGCAG ctgAAGCAGTTTGAACGGCTGGAGCAGGAGGTGTCACGGCCCATAGACCATGACCTGGCCAACTGGATgccagcccagcccctggccccggGCCGGACGGGCGGCCTGGGGCCCTCGGACCGGCAGCTGCTGCTCTTCTACCTGGAGCAGTGCGAGGCGAACCTGACCACGCTCACCAACGCCGTGGATGCCTTCTTCACCGCCGTGGCCACCAACCAGCCCCCCAAAATCTTCGTGGCACACAGCAAGTTTGTCATCCTCAGCGCCCACAAGCTGGTATTCATCGGGGACACACTGTCACGGCAGGCTAAGGCGGCCGACGTCCGCAGCCAGGTGACCCACTACAGcaacctgctgtgtgacctcctGCGCGGCATCGTGGCCACCACCAAGGCCGCTGCCCTCCAGTACCCGTCGCCTGCCGCCGCCCAGGACATGGTGGACAGGGTCAAGGAGCTGGGCCACAGCACCCAGCAGTTCCGCCGGGTCCTGGGCCAGCTGGCAGCTGCCTGA
- the BCAR1 gene encoding breast cancer anti-estrogen resistance protein 1 isoform X2, whose translation MSVPNVLAKALYDNVAESPDELSFRKGDIMTVLERDTQGLDGWWLCSLHGRQGIVPGNRLKILVGMHDKKPVGPGPGPPASSALPQPSLHPPAAQYTPMLPATYQPQPDSVYLVPTPSKTQQGLYQAPGPSPQFQSPPAKQTATFSKQMPHHPFPSPAPDLYQVPPGPGSPAQDIYQVPPSAGIGHDIYQVPPSMDARSWEGTKPPAKVAVSTRVGQGYVFEAPQPEQDEYDIPRHLLAPGPQDIYDVPPVRGLLPSQYGQEVYDTPPMAVKGPNGRDPSLDVYDVPPSVEKGLPPSSHHAVYDVPPSVSKDVPDGPLLREETYDVPPAFAKAKPFDPTRHPLVLAAPPPDSPPAEDVYDVPPPAPDLYDVPPGLRRPGPGTLYDVPRERVLPPEAANGSVADDGVYAVPPPAEREAPADAKRLSASSTGSTRSSQSASSLEAAVPGREPLELEVAVEALARLQQGVSATVAHLLDLAGSAGGCGGWRSTSEPQEPPAQDLRAAVAAVHGAVHELLEFARSAVGNAAHTSDRTLHAKLSRQLQKMEDVYQTLVAHGQALDSSRGGLGATPEDLDRLVACSRAVPEDVKQLASFLHGNASLLFRRTKASVPGPEGGGPLHLNPTDKASSIQSRPLPSPPKFTSQDSPDGQYENSEGGWMEDYDYVHLQGKEEFEKTQKELLEKGNIMRQGKGQLELQQLKQFERLEQEVSRPIDHDLANWMPAQPLAPGRTGGLGPSDRQLLLFYLEQCEANLTTLTNAVDAFFTAVATNQPPKIFVAHSKFVILSAHKLVFIGDTLSRQAKAADVRSQVTHYSNLLCDLLRGIVATTKAAALQYPSPAAAQDMVDRVKELGHSTQQFRRVLGQLAAA comes from the exons AACGTGCTGGCCAAAGCCCTCTACGACAATGTGGCCGAGTCCCCAGATGAGCTCTCCTTCCGCAAGGGCGACATCATGACGGTGCTGGAGCGGGACACGCAGGGCCTAGATGGCTGGTGGCTCTGCTCGCTGCACGGGCGCCAAGGCATCGTGCCCGGGAACCGCCTCAAGATCCTGGTGGGCATGCATGACAAGAAGCCCGTGGGGCCCGGCCCCGGCCCGCCCGCCAGCTCGGCCTTGCCTCAGCCCAGCCTCCACCCCCCGGCAGCCCAGTACACACCCATGCTGCCTGCCACGTACCAGCCCCAGCCGGACAGTGTCTACCTGGTGCCCACCCCCAGCAAGACTCAGCAAGGCCTCTACCAAGCCCCTGGGCCCAGCCCCCAGTTCCAGTCTCCCCCGGCCAAGCAGACAGCCACATTCTCCAAGCAGATGCCCCATCACCCGtttcccagcccagccccagaccTTTACCAGGTGCCCCCGGGGCCTGGCAGCCCTGCCCAGGACATCTACCAGGTGCCGCCTTCCGCTGGGATAGGACACGACATCTACCAGGTCCCCCCATCCATGGATGCACGGAGCTGGGAGGGGACGAAGCCACCAGCCAAG GTGGCGGTGTCCACCCGCGTGGGGCAAGGCTATGTGTTCGAGGCCCCCCAGCCCGAGCAGGACGAGTACGACATCCCACGCCACCTGCTGGCCCCGGGGCCCCAGGACATCTATGACGTGCCCCCTGTTCGGGGGCTGCTTCCCAGCCAGTACGGCCAGGAG GTATATGACACGCCCCCCATGGCTGTCAAGGGTCCCAATGGCCGGGACCCATCGCTGGACGTGTATGATGTGCCCCCCAGTGTGGAGAAGGGCCTGCCGCCGTCCAGCCATCATGCG GTGTACGATGTTCCTCCATCGGTGAGCAAAGACGTGCCCGACGGCCCACTGCTGCGTGAGGAGACCTATGACGTGCCCCCCGCCTTCGCCAAGGCCAAGCCCTTTGACCCGACCCGCCACCCGCTGGTGCTCGCCGCACCCCCTCCAGACTCGCCACCAGCTGAGGACGTGTACGACGTGCCGCCCCCGGCTCCTGACCTCTACGACGTGCCCCCCGGTTTGCGGCGGCCTGGCCCGGGCACCCTCTACGACGTGCCCCGAGAGCGGGTCCTTCCTCCCGAGGCAGCCAACGGCAGCGTGGCCGACGACGGTGTGTATGCAGTGCCCCCCCCTGCCGAGCGAGAGGCCCCGGCCGACGCCAAGCGCCTGTCAGCCTCCAGCACGGGCAGCACACGCAGCAGCCAGTCGGCCTCCTCCCTGGAGGCAGCGGTGCCGGGCCGTGAGCCCCTGGAGCTGGAGGTGGCCGTGGAGGCCCTAGCACGGCTACAGCAGGGCGTGAGCGCCACCGTGGCCCACCTCTTGGACCTGGCAGGCAGTGCGGGCGGGTGTGGGGGCTGGCGCAgcacctctgagcctcaggagCCTCCGGCACAGGACCTGCGGGCTGCCGTGGCCGCCGTCCACGGGGCCGTCCACGAGCTGCTGGAGTTTGCCCGCAGCGCCGTGGGCAATGCCGCCCACACTTCCGACCGCACGCTGCATGCCAAGCTTAGCCGGCAACTGCAGAAGATGGAGGACGTGTACCAGACGCTGGTGGCCCACGGTCAGGCCCTTGACAGTAGCCGGGGAGGCCTGGGGGCCACTCCCGAAGACCTGGACCGCCTGGTGGCCTGCTCGCGGGCTGTGCCCGAGGATGTCAAGCAGCTGGCCTCCTTCTTGCATGGCAACGCCTCGCTGCTCTTCAGACGGACCAAGGCCTCTGTCCCAGGGCCTGAGGGGGGTGGCCCCCTGCACCTCAACCCCACCGACAAGGCCAGCAGCATCCAGTCCcggcccctgccctcaccccccaAGTTCACCTCCCAGGACTCGCCTGATGGGCAGTACGAGAACAGTGAGGGAGGCTGGATGGAGGATTACGACTACGTACACCTGCAG GGgaaggaagagtttgagaagaccCAGAAGGAGTTGCTGGAAAAGGGCAACATAATGCGGCAGGGGAAGGGCCAGCTGGAGCTGCAGCAG ctgAAGCAGTTTGAACGGCTGGAGCAGGAGGTGTCACGGCCCATAGACCATGACCTGGCCAACTGGATgccagcccagcccctggccccggGCCGGACGGGCGGCCTGGGGCCCTCGGACCGGCAGCTGCTGCTCTTCTACCTGGAGCAGTGCGAGGCGAACCTGACCACGCTCACCAACGCCGTGGATGCCTTCTTCACCGCCGTGGCCACCAACCAGCCCCCCAAAATCTTCGTGGCACACAGCAAGTTTGTCATCCTCAGCGCCCACAAGCTGGTATTCATCGGGGACACACTGTCACGGCAGGCTAAGGCGGCCGACGTCCGCAGCCAGGTGACCCACTACAGcaacctgctgtgtgacctcctGCGCGGCATCGTGGCCACCACCAAGGCCGCTGCCCTCCAGTACCCGTCGCCTGCCGCCGCCCAGGACATGGTGGACAGGGTCAAGGAGCTGGGCCACAGCACCCAGCAGTTCCGCCGGGTCCTGGGCCAGCTGGCAGCTGCCTGA
- the BCAR1 gene encoding breast cancer anti-estrogen resistance protein 1 isoform X1 — translation MNYLNVLAKALYDNVAESPDELSFRKGDIMTVLERDTQGLDGWWLCSLHGRQGIVPGNRLKILVGMHDKKPVGPGPGPPASSALPQPSLHPPAAQYTPMLPATYQPQPDSVYLVPTPSKTQQGLYQAPGPSPQFQSPPAKQTATFSKQMPHHPFPSPAPDLYQVPPGPGSPAQDIYQVPPSAGIGHDIYQVPPSMDARSWEGTKPPAKVAVSTRVGQGYVFEAPQPEQDEYDIPRHLLAPGPQDIYDVPPVRGLLPSQYGQEVYDTPPMAVKGPNGRDPSLDVYDVPPSVEKGLPPSSHHAVYDVPPSVSKDVPDGPLLREETYDVPPAFAKAKPFDPTRHPLVLAAPPPDSPPAEDVYDVPPPAPDLYDVPPGLRRPGPGTLYDVPRERVLPPEAANGSVADDGVYAVPPPAEREAPADAKRLSASSTGSTRSSQSASSLEAAVPGREPLELEVAVEALARLQQGVSATVAHLLDLAGSAGGCGGWRSTSEPQEPPAQDLRAAVAAVHGAVHELLEFARSAVGNAAHTSDRTLHAKLSRQLQKMEDVYQTLVAHGQALDSSRGGLGATPEDLDRLVACSRAVPEDVKQLASFLHGNASLLFRRTKASVPGPEGGGPLHLNPTDKASSIQSRPLPSPPKFTSQDSPDGQYENSEGGWMEDYDYVHLQGKEEFEKTQKELLEKGNIMRQGKGQLELQQLKQFERLEQEVSRPIDHDLANWMPAQPLAPGRTGGLGPSDRQLLLFYLEQCEANLTTLTNAVDAFFTAVATNQPPKIFVAHSKFVILSAHKLVFIGDTLSRQAKAADVRSQVTHYSNLLCDLLRGIVATTKAAALQYPSPAAAQDMVDRVKELGHSTQQFRRVLGQLAAA, via the exons ATGAACTACCTG AACGTGCTGGCCAAAGCCCTCTACGACAATGTGGCCGAGTCCCCAGATGAGCTCTCCTTCCGCAAGGGCGACATCATGACGGTGCTGGAGCGGGACACGCAGGGCCTAGATGGCTGGTGGCTCTGCTCGCTGCACGGGCGCCAAGGCATCGTGCCCGGGAACCGCCTCAAGATCCTGGTGGGCATGCATGACAAGAAGCCCGTGGGGCCCGGCCCCGGCCCGCCCGCCAGCTCGGCCTTGCCTCAGCCCAGCCTCCACCCCCCGGCAGCCCAGTACACACCCATGCTGCCTGCCACGTACCAGCCCCAGCCGGACAGTGTCTACCTGGTGCCCACCCCCAGCAAGACTCAGCAAGGCCTCTACCAAGCCCCTGGGCCCAGCCCCCAGTTCCAGTCTCCCCCGGCCAAGCAGACAGCCACATTCTCCAAGCAGATGCCCCATCACCCGtttcccagcccagccccagaccTTTACCAGGTGCCCCCGGGGCCTGGCAGCCCTGCCCAGGACATCTACCAGGTGCCGCCTTCCGCTGGGATAGGACACGACATCTACCAGGTCCCCCCATCCATGGATGCACGGAGCTGGGAGGGGACGAAGCCACCAGCCAAG GTGGCGGTGTCCACCCGCGTGGGGCAAGGCTATGTGTTCGAGGCCCCCCAGCCCGAGCAGGACGAGTACGACATCCCACGCCACCTGCTGGCCCCGGGGCCCCAGGACATCTATGACGTGCCCCCTGTTCGGGGGCTGCTTCCCAGCCAGTACGGCCAGGAG GTATATGACACGCCCCCCATGGCTGTCAAGGGTCCCAATGGCCGGGACCCATCGCTGGACGTGTATGATGTGCCCCCCAGTGTGGAGAAGGGCCTGCCGCCGTCCAGCCATCATGCG GTGTACGATGTTCCTCCATCGGTGAGCAAAGACGTGCCCGACGGCCCACTGCTGCGTGAGGAGACCTATGACGTGCCCCCCGCCTTCGCCAAGGCCAAGCCCTTTGACCCGACCCGCCACCCGCTGGTGCTCGCCGCACCCCCTCCAGACTCGCCACCAGCTGAGGACGTGTACGACGTGCCGCCCCCGGCTCCTGACCTCTACGACGTGCCCCCCGGTTTGCGGCGGCCTGGCCCGGGCACCCTCTACGACGTGCCCCGAGAGCGGGTCCTTCCTCCCGAGGCAGCCAACGGCAGCGTGGCCGACGACGGTGTGTATGCAGTGCCCCCCCCTGCCGAGCGAGAGGCCCCGGCCGACGCCAAGCGCCTGTCAGCCTCCAGCACGGGCAGCACACGCAGCAGCCAGTCGGCCTCCTCCCTGGAGGCAGCGGTGCCGGGCCGTGAGCCCCTGGAGCTGGAGGTGGCCGTGGAGGCCCTAGCACGGCTACAGCAGGGCGTGAGCGCCACCGTGGCCCACCTCTTGGACCTGGCAGGCAGTGCGGGCGGGTGTGGGGGCTGGCGCAgcacctctgagcctcaggagCCTCCGGCACAGGACCTGCGGGCTGCCGTGGCCGCCGTCCACGGGGCCGTCCACGAGCTGCTGGAGTTTGCCCGCAGCGCCGTGGGCAATGCCGCCCACACTTCCGACCGCACGCTGCATGCCAAGCTTAGCCGGCAACTGCAGAAGATGGAGGACGTGTACCAGACGCTGGTGGCCCACGGTCAGGCCCTTGACAGTAGCCGGGGAGGCCTGGGGGCCACTCCCGAAGACCTGGACCGCCTGGTGGCCTGCTCGCGGGCTGTGCCCGAGGATGTCAAGCAGCTGGCCTCCTTCTTGCATGGCAACGCCTCGCTGCTCTTCAGACGGACCAAGGCCTCTGTCCCAGGGCCTGAGGGGGGTGGCCCCCTGCACCTCAACCCCACCGACAAGGCCAGCAGCATCCAGTCCcggcccctgccctcaccccccaAGTTCACCTCCCAGGACTCGCCTGATGGGCAGTACGAGAACAGTGAGGGAGGCTGGATGGAGGATTACGACTACGTACACCTGCAG GGgaaggaagagtttgagaagaccCAGAAGGAGTTGCTGGAAAAGGGCAACATAATGCGGCAGGGGAAGGGCCAGCTGGAGCTGCAGCAG ctgAAGCAGTTTGAACGGCTGGAGCAGGAGGTGTCACGGCCCATAGACCATGACCTGGCCAACTGGATgccagcccagcccctggccccggGCCGGACGGGCGGCCTGGGGCCCTCGGACCGGCAGCTGCTGCTCTTCTACCTGGAGCAGTGCGAGGCGAACCTGACCACGCTCACCAACGCCGTGGATGCCTTCTTCACCGCCGTGGCCACCAACCAGCCCCCCAAAATCTTCGTGGCACACAGCAAGTTTGTCATCCTCAGCGCCCACAAGCTGGTATTCATCGGGGACACACTGTCACGGCAGGCTAAGGCGGCCGACGTCCGCAGCCAGGTGACCCACTACAGcaacctgctgtgtgacctcctGCGCGGCATCGTGGCCACCACCAAGGCCGCTGCCCTCCAGTACCCGTCGCCTGCCGCCGCCCAGGACATGGTGGACAGGGTCAAGGAGCTGGGCCACAGCACCCAGCAGTTCCGCCGGGTCCTGGGCCAGCTGGCAGCTGCCTGA